In a genomic window of Shouchella clausii:
- the ftsH gene encoding ATP-dependent zinc metalloprotease FtsH produces the protein MNRTVRTIVILTILMLIIIAGVQSFSNDPTETQQVRYDEFLEKLEQGEVENITVQPERSVLVVTGQFAGQTDGENFTTTILNSDITADLLSNIEGVELTVEPEEEQSNWLSTIIMIAPFLLIFLIIIFLMSSAQGGGGGGGNRVMNFGKSKAKMVSDEKKKAKFKDVAGADEEKQELVEVVEFLKDPRKFAAIGARIPKGVLLVGPPGTGKTLLARAVAGEAGVPFFSISGSDFVEMFVGVGASRVRDLFENAKKNSPCIIFIDEIDAVGRQRGAGLGGGHDEREQTLNQLLVEMDGFSANEGIIIIAATNRADILDPALLRPGRFDRQIQVNAPDVKGREEVLKVHARNKPLSEEVKLDLIAIRTPGFSGADLENLLNEAALVAARNDKKEIGMEHIEEAIDRVIAGPAKKSRVISEKEKNIVAWHEAGHTVVGVKLESADMVHKVTIVPRGMAGGYAMMLPKEDRYFMTKPELLDKIVGLLGGRVAEEIQFGEVSTGAHNDFQRATSIARKMVTEYGMSDKLGPMQFGQSSGGQVFLGRDIQNDQNYSDAIAHEIDLEVQRIIKDSYERCKQILLANKDSLDLIAKNLLELETLDAEQIQSLINEGKLPENHHASKKNGDMKVNIQSKDSAEEVEGAYEETTNVGENRPPSSEETKENRD, from the coding sequence ATGAATCGTACAGTACGCACGATAGTCATCTTGACGATACTGATGCTGATTATTATTGCAGGGGTCCAAAGCTTTTCAAATGATCCTACAGAAACCCAGCAAGTTCGCTATGATGAGTTCTTAGAGAAGCTCGAGCAAGGAGAAGTGGAAAATATTACTGTTCAGCCTGAACGTTCTGTTTTAGTTGTTACAGGACAGTTTGCAGGGCAAACAGATGGCGAAAATTTCACCACAACGATTCTGAATTCAGATATTACAGCAGACCTTCTCTCTAATATAGAAGGCGTCGAATTGACGGTTGAACCAGAAGAAGAACAAAGCAACTGGTTGTCAACCATCATTATGATCGCGCCGTTTTTACTAATCTTTCTGATCATCATTTTTCTCATGAGTTCTGCCCAAGGCGGTGGCGGCGGTGGCGGTAACCGCGTCATGAACTTTGGCAAAAGCAAAGCGAAAATGGTTAGCGATGAGAAGAAAAAGGCGAAGTTTAAAGACGTCGCCGGTGCTGACGAAGAGAAGCAGGAGCTTGTCGAGGTCGTCGAGTTTTTAAAAGACCCGCGCAAGTTTGCCGCGATTGGGGCGCGGATTCCTAAAGGGGTGCTGCTTGTCGGTCCTCCAGGTACAGGGAAAACGCTTCTTGCCCGAGCTGTTGCCGGGGAAGCAGGCGTGCCGTTTTTCTCAATTAGTGGTTCTGATTTCGTCGAAATGTTTGTTGGGGTTGGGGCTTCCCGTGTGCGTGATTTATTTGAGAACGCTAAAAAGAATTCCCCGTGTATTATTTTTATTGATGAAATTGACGCAGTTGGGCGCCAGCGTGGCGCAGGGCTTGGCGGCGGCCATGATGAACGTGAGCAAACGTTGAACCAATTGCTTGTGGAAATGGACGGTTTTAGCGCAAATGAAGGCATCATCATCATTGCTGCTACAAACCGTGCTGATATCCTTGATCCAGCCCTCCTTCGTCCAGGTCGTTTTGACAGGCAAATTCAAGTGAACGCCCCTGATGTTAAAGGGCGTGAAGAAGTGCTCAAAGTCCATGCGAGAAACAAGCCACTTAGTGAGGAAGTAAAGCTTGATCTCATTGCTATTCGGACGCCTGGTTTTTCCGGCGCAGATCTTGAAAACTTGTTGAATGAAGCAGCGCTTGTGGCAGCAAGAAACGACAAAAAAGAAATTGGCATGGAACATATTGAAGAGGCAATTGACCGTGTCATTGCGGGACCAGCTAAAAAAAGCCGCGTTATTTCCGAAAAAGAAAAGAACATTGTGGCGTGGCATGAAGCTGGGCATACTGTTGTTGGCGTCAAGTTGGAAAGCGCCGACATGGTCCACAAAGTAACGATTGTCCCTCGTGGAATGGCAGGCGGTTACGCGATGATGCTGCCAAAAGAAGACCGTTATTTTATGACAAAGCCTGAGCTGCTTGATAAAATTGTCGGCTTGCTTGGTGGGCGTGTCGCTGAAGAAATCCAGTTTGGCGAAGTTTCCACCGGTGCTCATAATGACTTCCAACGAGCGACAAGCATAGCGCGGAAAATGGTAACGGAATATGGCATGAGCGACAAATTGGGGCCTATGCAATTTGGGCAAAGTTCTGGCGGTCAAGTTTTCCTAGGAAGAGACATCCAAAACGACCAAAATTATTCAGATGCGATTGCTCATGAAATTGATTTGGAAGTTCAACGCATCATTAAAGACAGTTATGAGCGTTGTAAACAAATCTTGCTTGCGAATAAGGATAGTCTAGACCTTATTGCCAAGAATTTGCTTGAGCTCGAAACGCTTGATGCCGAACAAATCCAATCCCTCATTAATGAAGGCAAGCTGCCTGAAAACCATCATGCGTCGAAGAAAAATGGCGACATGAAAGTGAACATCCAGTCAAAAGATTCAGCGGAAGAAGTGGAAGGCGCTTATGAAGAAACGACAAACGTAGGCGAAAACCGTCCGCCGTCTTCAGAGGAAACAAAGGAGAACCGCGATTAA
- the hpt gene encoding hypoxanthine phosphoribosyltransferase, with the protein MKNDMKEILLTEEQIQQKIKELGQAITKEYEGRFPLFVGVLKGALPFMADLIKAVDTHLEIDFMDVSSYGKSTVSSGEVKIVKDLDTKVEGRDVLIVEDIIDSGLTLSYLIELFKYRKAKSVKVVTLLDKPEGRKVDLVPDMTGFVVPDEFVVGYGLDFAERYRNLPYVGILKPEVYEG; encoded by the coding sequence ATGAAGAACGACATGAAAGAAATTTTATTGACTGAGGAACAAATTCAGCAAAAAATCAAGGAATTGGGGCAGGCTATCACAAAAGAGTATGAAGGCCGTTTTCCACTATTTGTCGGTGTTTTAAAAGGCGCCCTTCCTTTCATGGCTGATTTGATTAAAGCTGTGGACACTCATTTGGAAATTGATTTTATGGACGTGTCCAGCTATGGAAAAAGCACTGTCTCCTCAGGTGAAGTGAAAATTGTAAAAGACCTTGACACGAAAGTGGAAGGGCGTGATGTCTTAATTGTCGAAGACATCATTGACAGCGGCTTAACGCTAAGCTATTTAATCGAGTTGTTTAAATACCGGAAGGCTAAGTCCGTAAAAGTGGTAACGCTTCTCGATAAGCCTGAAGGCAGAAAAGTGGATTTGGTGCCGGATATGACAGGTTTTGTTGTCCCGGACGAATTTGTTGTAGGATACGGTCTAGACTTTGCAGAACGCTACCGGAATTTGCCTTATGTCGGAATACTGAAACCTGAAGTTTATGAAGGCTAA
- the tilS gene encoding tRNA lysidine(34) synthetase TilS: MEARVEQFIENNRLFGMETNVLVAVSGGPDSMALLAIIANLREKWRLNLFVVHVNHRLRGEESNKDAELVQAFSARLGVPCNVKDVDVAAFKAERHVGTQQAARALRYQVFQGEMERVHATVLLTAHHGDDEVETAFMKLTRGTTPLTKLGIAATRPFANGVLARPLLEETKRSIVAYCNEKDIPYRIDRSNFSDAYTRNRFRMNIAPYLVEENPHIHKHIGRFDRWQDDDNHYLMEQAKAHLDQILTKKSEKSIELEIQALCLAPFPLQRRMIHLILNYLHLNVYGVNDMRAFPDAIEQIQAFLQTSAPSAQLNLPGGVQVKRSYGTCLFTTAPFIETKAYCHLLSIPGKVDTPLGVIRADTREELLELEHTDAVSFQASQVAFPLYIRNRKPGDKLSPSGMSGSKKVNRLFIDRKVDRAKRDAWPLLVDANDSILWVPSLQTSRILTRSANEQGELLHVTFSQHKWP; encoded by the coding sequence ATGGAAGCACGCGTGGAACAGTTTATAGAAAACAATCGATTGTTTGGAATGGAAACAAACGTACTTGTTGCCGTCTCAGGCGGCCCTGATTCAATGGCGCTGCTTGCCATTATCGCCAATTTGCGAGAAAAGTGGAGGCTCAATTTGTTTGTTGTTCATGTTAACCACCGACTTCGAGGCGAAGAGTCAAATAAAGATGCCGAACTAGTTCAGGCTTTCTCTGCTCGCCTTGGCGTGCCGTGCAATGTGAAAGACGTTGACGTCGCGGCCTTTAAAGCCGAGCGCCATGTTGGAACGCAACAAGCGGCCCGTGCCCTCCGCTACCAAGTCTTCCAAGGGGAAATGGAGCGAGTACATGCTACTGTGCTTTTGACTGCCCACCATGGCGACGACGAAGTGGAAACGGCTTTTATGAAACTGACTCGCGGTACGACACCGTTGACGAAGCTAGGCATTGCGGCTACAAGGCCATTCGCAAATGGTGTATTGGCGCGGCCGCTTCTTGAAGAAACGAAGCGTTCCATCGTCGCCTACTGCAACGAAAAGGACATTCCTTACCGAATCGACCGGAGCAATTTTTCCGATGCTTATACGCGCAATCGGTTTCGAATGAACATCGCGCCTTATCTTGTTGAGGAGAACCCCCATATCCATAAACATATTGGCCGTTTTGACCGCTGGCAGGATGATGACAACCATTATTTAATGGAGCAGGCAAAAGCTCATTTGGATCAAATTTTAACGAAAAAAAGCGAGAAAAGCATTGAACTTGAAATTCAGGCGCTTTGTCTTGCCCCCTTTCCTTTACAAAGAAGAATGATTCATCTAATATTAAATTATCTTCACTTAAATGTTTACGGAGTAAATGACATGCGTGCTTTTCCTGATGCAATTGAGCAGATCCAAGCGTTTCTCCAAACAAGTGCCCCTTCCGCTCAACTAAATTTGCCAGGTGGGGTACAAGTGAAACGTTCCTACGGGACGTGCTTGTTCACAACAGCCCCTTTTATAGAAACAAAAGCTTATTGTCATCTGCTTAGTATCCCAGGTAAAGTAGACACGCCCCTTGGAGTAATCAGGGCGGATACACGAGAAGAACTATTGGAATTGGAACATACGGATGCTGTTTCATTTCAGGCGAGCCAAGTGGCTTTTCCGCTATACATACGAAATCGCAAGCCGGGAGATAAGCTTTCCCCAAGCGGAATGAGCGGAAGCAAAAAAGTGAACCGTTTGTTTATCGATCGAAAAGTAGATCGCGCCAAAAGAGATGCTTGGCCTCTGCTTGTCGATGCAAATGACTCGATTCTTTGGGTGCCTTCACTTCAAACATCCCGCATTCTCACCCGCTCCGCTAATGAACAAGGCGAGCTACTCCATGTTACTTTTTCCCAACATAAATGGCCATAA
- a CDS encoding protein kinase domain-containing protein, which translates to MRMNSAKGDLDFELYPGLAFRGKWNRKPYKLIRKLGAGVTGYVYLAEGETGSVALKIGTEPMSITAEANVLKQFSKVQGKPLGPCLFDVDDFLSANSVLPFYAMEYIEGENFVDFLRGKGPEWLPVLALQLLSALSALHQQGWVFGDLKPENVIVTRRSAEVRLLDVGGTTRVGRAIKEYTEYYDRGYWEQGTRKAEPTYDLFAAAMMVVDCAYPRQVKKERGNTASQLKKLVYQAPLLKPYREIVYKALMGGYGSAEAMKNDFLASVKQTEERSRVKRKQQRKARKQKGAPIDLILVMSFVLILFVLYLLIQSF; encoded by the coding sequence ATGAGAATGAACAGCGCCAAGGGCGATTTGGATTTTGAACTTTACCCAGGACTGGCATTTCGCGGCAAGTGGAACCGTAAACCTTATAAGTTGATTCGAAAACTTGGGGCAGGGGTCACTGGCTATGTTTACTTGGCAGAAGGAGAAACGGGTTCAGTTGCTTTAAAGATTGGCACAGAACCGATGTCAATTACAGCAGAAGCGAATGTACTGAAACAGTTCAGCAAGGTCCAAGGCAAGCCGCTTGGGCCTTGCTTATTTGACGTTGACGACTTTCTTTCTGCCAATAGTGTCCTTCCTTTTTACGCAATGGAGTATATTGAAGGTGAAAATTTTGTTGACTTCCTCCGGGGCAAAGGGCCAGAGTGGCTGCCTGTATTGGCATTGCAATTGTTGAGTGCATTAAGCGCGCTCCATCAACAAGGCTGGGTATTTGGCGATTTAAAGCCCGAAAATGTGATCGTTACGCGTCGTTCGGCTGAAGTCAGACTGTTGGATGTAGGCGGAACGACACGAGTGGGCCGCGCGATCAAGGAATATACTGAGTATTATGACCGAGGTTACTGGGAACAAGGTACACGAAAGGCGGAGCCGACCTATGACTTATTTGCGGCGGCAATGATGGTCGTCGACTGTGCGTACCCACGGCAAGTAAAAAAAGAGCGGGGCAATACGGCAAGCCAATTAAAAAAGCTTGTTTATCAAGCGCCGCTATTAAAACCTTACCGGGAAATTGTTTATAAAGCGTTAATGGGAGGGTATGGATCTGCAGAAGCAATGAAAAACGACTTTCTTGCCTCGGTAAAGCAAACCGAAGAGCGTAGCCGAGTGAAACGGAAACAGCAACGTAAAGCTAGAAAACAGAAAGGTGCGCCGATCGACTTAATCCTAGTGATGTCTTTTGTTCTCATCCTTTTTGTCCTATACTTATTGATACAATCATTTTGA
- a CDS encoding VWA domain-containing protein, whose translation MEGKRMNGTLRQILLMTDGHSNYGEDPVAIARLAQEYDVTVNVIGITDENRENEKGLQEVEAIALAGGGVSEIVFARQLAKTVQMVTRKAMTQTLHGVVNQELKQILGQNDEMEDLPPEKRGQVMEVVDDLGEKVLLEVLVLIDTSASMTNKLPMVQEALLDLSISLNSRSGDTKFSLYSFPGKRNPIERLLDWTPKLQSLTATFTKLSTAGMTPTGPALQAALQVFEERRGKRRLEDDENEQRQGRFGF comes from the coding sequence ATGGAGGGGAAACGAATGAATGGGACATTAAGGCAAATTTTGCTCATGACCGACGGGCATTCGAATTACGGCGAAGATCCTGTAGCGATTGCGCGCTTGGCTCAAGAGTATGACGTTACGGTAAATGTAATCGGCATTACTGATGAAAACCGCGAAAATGAAAAAGGGCTTCAAGAGGTTGAAGCGATTGCTCTAGCTGGTGGAGGGGTAAGCGAAATTGTATTTGCCAGGCAACTGGCCAAAACAGTTCAGATGGTAACAAGAAAAGCGATGACGCAAACACTCCACGGTGTCGTTAACCAAGAACTTAAACAAATATTAGGTCAAAATGATGAAATGGAGGACTTGCCGCCGGAAAAACGCGGGCAAGTGATGGAAGTAGTGGATGATCTAGGGGAGAAAGTGCTCTTGGAGGTACTTGTGTTAATCGACACGAGTGCAAGCATGACAAATAAATTACCGATGGTGCAGGAAGCGTTATTGGATTTGTCCATTAGCTTAAATTCCCGCTCAGGGGATACGAAATTTTCTCTGTATTCATTTCCCGGGAAAAGAAATCCGATTGAGAGATTGCTTGATTGGACTCCAAAGCTCCAATCACTAACGGCAACTTTTACAAAACTGTCGACGGCGGGAATGACACCGACTGGCCCAGCTTTGCAAGCAGCACTCCAAGTGTTTGAGGAAAGACGGGGCAAAAGGAGATTGGAAGACGATGAGAATGAACAGCGCCAAGGGCGATTTGGATTTTGA
- the spoIIE gene encoding stage II sporulation protein E, whose protein sequence is MGTAKVAEKLNGIWTKCASSGQALKSGAKTVLYDWGIFIAILGFLLGRAMILSELTPFILPFLAAVFLLRRSQSLIAAASLLAGAVFSFHGQFIFAIAGIGFFLILYKCMKMFMKHPTKSLPYLVFSASIATRLSLVFLTEGGLSQYAMMMATVEAALSFILTMIFIQSIPLVTGKRGGQALRNEEIICLIILLASVMTGTVGWTINEAVLQHSFASYLVLVFAFVGGAAIGSTVGVVTGLILSLASLASLYQMSLLAFAGLLGGLLKEGKRIGVSLGLLVGTLLIGMYGQGGGLGASVSESAIAITLFLLTPKSWLTKVARYIPGTVEHSQEQQQYLRKVRDATAGKVERFSSLFQTLSNSFHTPSKNEEEEHDHEVDVLLSRVTEKTCQTCMLKEKCWMQNFNATYDSMKQMVQESEAHGTVVDPKLQRQWRSHCRKPDQVMAALNAEVNHYRANKELKRQVLESQRLVADQLLGVSRVMGDFAKEIQKEKQPHVIQEEDMVDALRNAGLEVGHIDIYSMESGSIEIEMSVLCSHENGEAEKIIAPMLSDLVKETIVLMREEPGFYSNGYSHISFGSAKPFTVETGIAKVAKGGEWLSGDNYAMIKLNSEKFAVAISDGMGNGEKAHLESSETLKLLQKVLQSGIEETVAIKSVNSILSLRNTEEMFSTLDLAMIDMQDAGAKFLKIGSTPSFIKRKDHVIKIEAGNLPMGILHEFEVDVVSEQLKPGDLLIMCSDGVFDAKRQIENKEQWMKRMIKEIETDDPQEVADVLLEKVIRSEKGIVIEDDMTIVVTQLKHNTPKWSSIPIHPKTTKNKKTAPFYKQATGT, encoded by the coding sequence ATGGGTACAGCGAAAGTAGCCGAAAAGCTAAACGGCATATGGACCAAATGTGCAAGCAGTGGACAAGCCCTTAAAAGCGGAGCCAAAACGGTGCTTTATGATTGGGGCATATTCATTGCCATTCTTGGTTTTCTGCTAGGAAGGGCTATGATTTTATCAGAGTTGACGCCATTTATCTTGCCATTCTTGGCGGCTGTGTTTTTGTTAAGGCGCTCTCAATCACTCATTGCTGCAGCTTCGTTATTAGCAGGTGCCGTGTTTAGTTTTCATGGTCAGTTTATTTTTGCGATTGCAGGGATCGGGTTTTTTCTTATCCTGTACAAATGTATGAAAATGTTCATGAAACACCCTACTAAATCGCTCCCTTATCTCGTGTTTTCAGCTAGCATCGCTACAAGGCTGTCACTCGTATTTTTAACAGAAGGTGGATTAAGCCAATATGCGATGATGATGGCTACAGTCGAAGCGGCGCTTAGCTTTATCCTGACAATGATCTTTATTCAAAGCATACCGCTTGTGACAGGAAAAAGAGGTGGACAAGCACTCCGTAATGAAGAAATTATTTGTTTAATTATCTTGCTTGCCTCTGTAATGACAGGAACAGTCGGTTGGACGATAAATGAGGCTGTGCTTCAGCATAGCTTTGCCAGTTATCTCGTTTTAGTGTTTGCTTTTGTTGGCGGGGCTGCAATAGGCTCGACCGTCGGAGTGGTGACCGGCTTGATTTTAAGCTTGGCGAGTTTAGCAAGTCTTTATCAGATGAGCCTGCTTGCCTTTGCAGGCTTGTTAGGAGGGTTGTTAAAGGAAGGGAAACGGATCGGCGTGTCACTTGGCTTACTTGTAGGAACGCTCTTAATTGGCATGTATGGCCAAGGGGGCGGGCTTGGGGCAAGTGTGTCAGAATCTGCCATTGCGATCACGCTATTTTTGCTGACGCCGAAGAGCTGGCTGACGAAAGTAGCACGCTATATTCCTGGGACAGTTGAGCATTCCCAGGAACAGCAGCAATATTTACGGAAAGTCCGGGACGCGACAGCGGGAAAGGTTGAACGGTTTTCGTCTTTATTCCAAACGCTATCGAACAGCTTTCATACACCTTCTAAAAATGAGGAAGAAGAGCATGACCATGAGGTCGATGTCCTCCTGAGCCGCGTGACAGAAAAAACATGCCAAACGTGCATGTTGAAAGAAAAGTGCTGGATGCAAAATTTTAATGCTACTTATGATTCTATGAAGCAAATGGTCCAGGAAAGTGAGGCGCATGGAACAGTTGTCGATCCAAAATTACAAAGGCAATGGCGCAGCCATTGCCGTAAGCCTGACCAAGTTATGGCTGCCCTTAATGCGGAAGTGAACCATTACCGGGCAAACAAGGAATTGAAGAGGCAAGTGTTAGAGAGCCAACGGCTAGTCGCCGACCAATTGCTTGGCGTTTCCCGGGTAATGGGGGATTTCGCCAAAGAAATCCAAAAAGAAAAGCAACCTCATGTCATCCAAGAAGAAGACATGGTGGATGCTTTGAGGAACGCTGGCCTTGAGGTTGGGCATATAGATATTTACAGCATGGAGAGTGGCAGTATTGAAATTGAAATGAGTGTTTTATGCAGCCATGAAAATGGCGAGGCGGAAAAAATCATCGCGCCAATGCTTTCTGATTTAGTCAAGGAAACGATTGTGTTAATGCGGGAAGAACCAGGCTTTTATTCAAATGGATATAGCCATATTTCATTTGGGTCAGCAAAGCCTTTTACTGTTGAAACAGGCATTGCCAAAGTCGCCAAAGGCGGCGAATGGCTGTCTGGAGACAATTATGCCATGATCAAATTAAATAGCGAAAAGTTCGCAGTTGCGATAAGCGACGGCATGGGCAACGGCGAAAAAGCCCATTTGGAAAGCAGTGAGACGTTAAAGTTGCTGCAAAAAGTGCTGCAATCAGGAATTGAAGAAACAGTGGCAATCAAATCAGTCAATTCCATCTTGTCATTGCGCAACACCGAAGAAATGTTCTCCACCCTCGATCTGGCGATGATCGATATGCAAGATGCAGGAGCAAAATTCCTGAAAATTGGATCAACGCCAAGCTTTATTAAGCGGAAAGACCACGTCATAAAAATTGAAGCAGGCAACTTGCCAATGGGCATTCTCCACGAATTTGAAGTAGACGTTGTTAGCGAGCAGCTTAAGCCAGGTGACTTGCTGATTATGTGCAGCGATGGGGTGTTTGATGCGAAAAGGCAAATTGAAAACAAAGAGCAGTGGATGAAACGTATGATTAAGGAAATTGAAACCGATGACCCCCAAGAAGTGGCCGATGTGCTATTAGAAAAAGTCATTCGTTCGGAAAAAGGGATTGTGATTGAGGATGACATGACGATCGTTGTTACTCAGTTGAAACATAATACGCCGAAATGGTCTTCGATTCCGATCCATCCGAAAACGACTAAAAACAAGAAAACCGCGCCGTTCTATAAACAGGCAACAGGCACGTAA
- a CDS encoding CitMHS family transporter, with protein MFSLSFIGLIAIVAVVALLISKKVSPIVAFTLIPIIAAAVAGFDLNDIGSFFSVGVNDVISVAVMFIFAILFFGIMQDAGLFDPVINKVLALSKGNVIGVAVATVIVACVAHLDGSGATTFLLTIPALLPTYKRLQMSPYLLLLLVGLGASIMNMVPWAGPVARVGTVLNMSAGELWLPLIPLQLIGIALLIGLAVLLAIREKKRIANRHVWNEAAATAYAANDSKETESQKKAGALQMTVNALLMAAVIIVLAIDVLPAPLVFMLGVALALPFNLRNVDDQMEAIKKHAPNALMMATIIIAAGCFLGILNESGMLQALAVDIVGVLPHAVVPYIHVIIGFFGVPFDLILSTDAYYFALLPLVEQIVTEVGVSSTSAAYALVIGNIIGTFVSPLAPAVWLALQLAGLEMGKHIRYSFFIMWGFSIVMLVIAYILGIITFA; from the coding sequence ATGTTTAGTCTTAGTTTTATTGGACTGATTGCGATTGTGGCAGTCGTCGCTTTGCTTATCAGCAAAAAAGTGTCGCCAATCGTTGCTTTTACGCTTATTCCCATTATAGCTGCGGCTGTTGCAGGCTTCGATTTAAATGACATTGGTAGCTTTTTCAGTGTAGGTGTCAATGATGTGATTTCTGTCGCCGTCATGTTTATTTTTGCGATACTCTTTTTTGGCATTATGCAAGATGCAGGCTTGTTTGACCCTGTTATCAATAAAGTGCTTGCCCTCTCAAAAGGAAATGTCATTGGCGTAGCAGTAGCAACAGTGATCGTTGCCTGCGTCGCTCATCTCGATGGCTCGGGAGCAACAACGTTCTTGCTGACAATCCCGGCGCTTTTGCCTACTTACAAGCGTTTACAGATGAGCCCGTATTTGCTCTTGCTTTTAGTCGGTCTAGGGGCAAGCATTATGAATATGGTGCCGTGGGCAGGACCGGTGGCGCGCGTTGGTACCGTACTTAATATGAGCGCCGGGGAACTTTGGTTGCCGCTTATCCCTTTGCAGCTTATTGGCATCGCCTTGCTGATCGGGCTAGCGGTGTTGCTTGCTATTAGAGAAAAGAAGAGAATTGCTAATCGCCACGTATGGAATGAAGCAGCAGCTACAGCTTACGCGGCAAATGACTCGAAAGAAACAGAAAGCCAAAAGAAAGCAGGCGCTCTGCAAATGACCGTCAATGCTCTCCTAATGGCTGCCGTCATTATTGTTTTGGCAATCGACGTCTTGCCGGCCCCGCTCGTATTTATGCTTGGCGTGGCACTGGCGCTGCCGTTTAATTTACGGAACGTAGACGACCAAATGGAAGCCATTAAAAAGCATGCACCCAATGCGTTAATGATGGCAACGATCATCATTGCTGCAGGCTGTTTTTTAGGGATTTTAAACGAGTCGGGAATGCTCCAGGCGCTAGCAGTCGATATAGTCGGCGTGCTTCCACACGCTGTTGTTCCTTATATTCACGTCATTATCGGTTTTTTTGGCGTCCCATTTGACTTAATTTTAAGCACAGATGCCTATTATTTTGCATTGTTGCCACTCGTTGAACAGATTGTAACGGAAGTCGGAGTTTCTTCTACTTCAGCCGCATATGCGCTCGTGATCGGAAACATCATTGGGACATTTGTTAGCCCCCTTGCTCCGGCTGTATGGCTGGCATTGCAACTTGCAGGCCTTGAAATGGGCAAACATATCCGCTATTCCTTTTTTATCATGTGGGGATTTAGCATCGTCATGCTTGTGATCGCTTACATCCTCGGCATTATTACATTTGCATAA
- a CDS encoding S1 domain-containing RNA-binding protein produces the protein MSIEAGSKLQGKVTGITHFGAFVELPGGSTGLVHISEVADHYVKDINELLKVGDEVTVKVVNVEKDGKIGLSIRKAVDRPEGESRPPRPHPRSGNNRGGGKSRPAASFEDKMSRFLKDSEERLSTIKRQTESKRGGRGAKRG, from the coding sequence ATGTCCATTGAAGCAGGCAGCAAGCTGCAAGGCAAGGTGACTGGCATTACACATTTCGGTGCATTTGTGGAATTGCCAGGCGGATCAACGGGTCTGGTTCACATTAGTGAGGTTGCGGATCATTATGTAAAAGATATAAATGAACTTCTAAAGGTTGGCGATGAAGTGACAGTCAAAGTCGTCAATGTAGAAAAAGACGGCAAAATTGGTCTTTCGATCCGTAAAGCGGTTGACCGTCCCGAAGGAGAAAGCCGCCCTCCGCGCCCTCATCCGCGCTCCGGTAACAATCGGGGAGGCGGAAAGTCGCGCCCTGCTGCGTCTTTTGAAGACAAGATGAGCCGTTTCCTAAAAGATAGCGAAGAACGTTTGTCGACGATCAAAAGGCAAACAGAGTCTAAACGCGGCGGTCGGGGTGCAAAACGCGGATAG
- a CDS encoding FtsB family cell division protein — translation MKHRATIKELDTDYMEQRQQELIRQAKRRKGLYRRLGFMGVVFSVLAICCSVTLFSQRADINEKRQEQQAAAEQLEQLKNEEEQLLRDIANFQDDEFIKEIARRDYYLTLPGETRINVSKQQSSD, via the coding sequence GTGAAACACCGGGCAACGATTAAAGAACTTGACACAGACTATATGGAGCAAAGGCAGCAAGAACTAATCCGACAAGCGAAAAGGCGAAAAGGTCTCTATCGCAGGCTTGGGTTTATGGGCGTCGTCTTTAGTGTGCTCGCTATTTGTTGCAGTGTAACGCTGTTTTCGCAACGAGCTGATATTAATGAAAAACGGCAAGAACAACAAGCTGCGGCTGAACAATTGGAACAGTTAAAGAATGAGGAAGAACAGCTCTTGCGCGACATTGCCAATTTTCAAGACGATGAATTCATTAAAGAGATTGCCAGACGTGATTATTACCTCACTCTTCCAGGCGAAACAAGAATTAACGTCTCCAAGCAGCAGTCGAGCGATTGA